The proteins below come from a single Lentimicrobiaceae bacterium genomic window:
- a CDS encoding polysaccharide biosynthesis/export family protein, which translates to MNNKKALVLKALTKLLPALCLWVILFSSCIPQKKMLLMQYNKINDSVFANNFVDNPDIQKDYKIQPNDYLYVNILSIEKEITDFLQPTTGLNYLSTNNQSLMGYYVNEEGNINFPYLGNIKLGGLTIEQAHDTVKRAASSILGDRIRIEVRLINNTVNIIGEVNKEGLYNMTKSKITILEALTLAGGMTNYAKRQKLKVLRTINGKKVVYLVDVTSGKLIENNMFYVFPNDVVYVEPMRAKSIGLTPTFSLSIISSLLTTTITVFLLFRNINAN; encoded by the coding sequence ATGAACAATAAAAAAGCTCTGGTGCTAAAGGCTTTAACAAAACTTTTACCGGCTTTGTGCCTTTGGGTCATTCTGTTTTCTTCGTGTATACCACAAAAGAAGATGCTGCTGATGCAATACAACAAGATAAACGACAGTGTTTTTGCAAATAATTTTGTTGATAATCCTGATATCCAAAAGGACTATAAAATTCAACCCAATGATTATTTATATGTGAATATTCTTTCTATTGAAAAGGAAATCACGGATTTTCTTCAGCCTACTACAGGACTTAACTACCTAAGCACCAACAACCAATCACTTATGGGTTATTATGTAAATGAAGAAGGCAATATTAACTTTCCCTATCTCGGAAACATTAAACTTGGCGGATTAACAATAGAGCAGGCTCATGATACGGTTAAAAGAGCAGCGTCAAGTATCCTGGGAGACAGAATAAGGATTGAAGTAAGGCTGATTAACAATACAGTAAACATTATTGGAGAGGTGAATAAAGAAGGCTTATATAACATGACAAAAAGCAAGATAACAATTCTTGAAGCCTTAACCCTTGCAGGCGGCATGACCAATTATGCAAAAAGACAAAAATTAAAAGTACTCAGAACAATAAATGGTAAAAAAGTTGTCTACCTGGTTGATGTAACCAGTGGAAAACTTATTGAAAATAATATGTTTTATGTTTTCCCCAATGATGTGGTTTATGTTGAACCCATGCGGGCAAAATCAATTGGACTTACGCCCACCTTCTCACTTTCAATCATATCATCACTTCTTACCACCACCATTACGGTTTTCCTTTTATTCAGAAATATTAATGCCAATTAA
- a CDS encoding ATP-binding cassette domain-containing protein has protein sequence MSKVVIKFEDVSKQYRLGVVSTGTLSHDLNRFIAKVRGKEDPSLKIGSTNTLDSVGDQYVWALQNINFQVTEGEVVGLIGKNGAGKSTLLKLLSKVTAPTSGNIKINGRIASLLEVGTGFHPELTGKENIFLNGAILGMTKKEINLKFDEIVEFSGIKKYVNTPVKRYSSGMYVRLAFAVAAHLEPEILIVDEVLAVGDADFQRKALGKMDEVSKNGRTVLFVSHDMGAIRRLCKRSVLLSKGSVEADGKTDEIIDHYLSDASNQVSRMAIYGQGLMSKSEDFLLKSIRIVDENNSTESILTNGKPVLVKVNYEVLKEIRSMRIIVQLFSTRGDEIFYTSDFVAWDRGMPRAVGKYESICEIPANFLNAHKYYIRIMVDIPKERVLISQTETISFTISELEYDQMGISLGSLPKGLIHPNLNWKINQL, from the coding sequence ATGTCAAAAGTTGTTATAAAATTCGAGGATGTTTCAAAACAATACCGGTTGGGTGTTGTGAGTACAGGTACGCTGAGTCATGATTTAAACCGATTCATCGCTAAAGTAAGAGGTAAAGAGGATCCTAGCTTAAAAATAGGAAGCACAAATACCCTGGATTCCGTTGGAGATCAATATGTTTGGGCATTACAAAACATTAATTTTCAAGTAACTGAAGGCGAGGTTGTAGGATTAATTGGAAAAAATGGAGCAGGAAAATCTACACTGCTCAAACTGCTTTCAAAAGTGACGGCCCCTACTTCAGGTAATATCAAAATAAATGGCAGAATAGCAAGTTTGCTGGAAGTTGGTACTGGATTTCATCCTGAATTAACTGGCAAAGAGAATATTTTCCTGAACGGGGCGATTTTGGGTATGACCAAAAAGGAAATCAATCTAAAATTTGATGAAATTGTTGAATTTTCAGGAATAAAAAAATATGTGAATACACCTGTAAAACGCTATTCCAGCGGAATGTATGTAAGGCTGGCGTTTGCAGTTGCAGCACATTTAGAACCTGAAATTCTTATCGTTGATGAAGTTCTTGCCGTTGGAGACGCTGATTTTCAGCGAAAAGCCCTTGGTAAGATGGACGAAGTATCAAAAAATGGCCGGACAGTTCTTTTTGTAAGCCATGATATGGGTGCAATACGAAGACTCTGCAAAAGATCGGTATTACTTTCAAAAGGCAGTGTAGAAGCAGACGGAAAAACAGATGAAATAATTGACCATTATTTATCTGATGCATCAAATCAGGTTTCAAGAATGGCTATCTATGGCCAGGGACTGATGTCAAAATCAGAAGATTTTCTTTTAAAGAGCATTCGAATTGTAGATGAAAACAACAGCACTGAATCAATACTCACAAATGGAAAACCTGTATTGGTAAAAGTAAACTATGAGGTTTTGAAAGAGATTAGAAGTATGAGAATTATTGTGCAACTTTTCTCAACCAGAGGTGATGAGATTTTTTATACAAGCGATTTTGTTGCTTGGGACAGAGGCATGCCCAGAGCGGTTGGAAAATATGAAAGCATTTGCGAAATCCCTGCAAACTTTCTGAATGCCCACAAATATTACATTAGAATCATGGTAGATATACCTAAAGAAAGAGTGTTGATTTCTCAAACTGAAACAATCAGTTTTACCATTTCTGAACTCGAGTATGATCAAATGGGTATTTCACTTGGAAGTTTACCTAAAGGACTTATTCATCCGAATTTAAACTGGAAAATCAACCAACTTTAA
- a CDS encoding GDP-L-fucose synthase, producing MNKTDKILVAGAAGMVGSSIVRALIKQGYTNVSGTYRNRKPSAVSDAVRYIQIDLMNQHAVETMYSEYQPDYVFYAAAKVGGIVANNTYRAQFLYENLVIQNNVLHNAWQSNVKKLLFLGSSCIYPKHAPQPIKEEYLLTGLLEYTNEPYAIAKIAGLKLCENYNLQYGTDFIAAMPTNLYGPEDNYDLQNSHVLPALIRKFHEAKISNKDKVIIWGTGSPLREFMHVDDLANACIFLMNNYSGNKFVNIGWGQDISIKDLALLIKSIVGFKGELEFDVTKPDGTPRKLLDISYLKSLGYSPSIQLEEGIKSAYADFLSKNQ from the coding sequence ATGAATAAAACGGATAAGATACTGGTTGCAGGTGCAGCCGGCATGGTGGGCAGTTCAATAGTACGTGCTTTAATCAAACAGGGATATACCAATGTATCTGGCACTTACAGAAACAGAAAACCATCTGCCGTTTCTGATGCTGTGCGTTATATTCAGATTGATTTAATGAATCAGCACGCTGTTGAAACAATGTATAGTGAATACCAACCTGATTACGTTTTTTATGCTGCCGCTAAAGTTGGAGGCATTGTGGCCAACAATACTTACCGGGCTCAATTTCTTTACGAAAATCTGGTAATTCAGAATAACGTACTGCACAATGCCTGGCAAAGCAATGTTAAAAAGCTACTCTTCCTTGGCAGTTCCTGCATTTATCCTAAACATGCGCCTCAGCCTATTAAAGAAGAGTACCTTCTTACAGGACTTCTTGAATATACGAATGAACCCTATGCTATTGCAAAAATTGCAGGATTGAAGCTTTGTGAAAATTACAATCTGCAATATGGTACCGACTTTATTGCTGCCATGCCAACCAATCTGTATGGCCCTGAAGATAACTATGACCTTCAGAATTCACATGTACTTCCGGCTCTTATCAGAAAATTTCATGAGGCAAAAATCAGCAATAAAGACAAGGTAATTATCTGGGGCACAGGTTCTCCACTAAGAGAATTTATGCATGTGGATGATTTGGCTAACGCCTGTATTTTTCTGATGAATAACTACAGTGGAAATAAGTTTGTGAATATCGGATGGGGTCAGGATATCTCAATTAAGGATTTAGCTTTACTCATCAAAAGCATAGTGGGATTTAAAGGAGAACTTGAATTTGATGTTACCAAACCAGATGGAACCCCCAGAAAGCTTTTAGACATTTCCTATCTTAAATCGCTGGGATATTCACCATCCATTCAACTTGAAGAAGGGATAAAAAGCGCTTATGCTGACTTCCTTTCAAAAAATCAATAA
- the gmd gene encoding GDP-mannose 4,6-dehydratase — protein sequence MNNKIALITGITGQDGAYLSEYLLKKGYIVHGIKRRSSLFNTNRIDHLYQDPFVDNQNFILHYGDMTDSTNLIRIVQETQPDEIYNLAAMSHVKVSFDTAEYTANADAIGALRLLEAVRLLNLTEKTKIYQASTSELYGLVQEIPQSEKTPFYPRSPYAVAKLYAYWIMVNYREAYNMFACNGILFNHESPIRGETFVTRKITMAVAKIAMGMQDSLHLGNLSAKRDWGHAKDYIKAMHLILQQDKPDDYVIATGVTTEVRDFVRLAFEEVGIALEFKGEGIHETGIVASCSNENYYIKPGTVVVKIDERYFRPTEVELLIGDPTKSKQKLGWEPEYDLKALVHDMMMSDIKLMQKDKYLKDGGYEIHSYYE from the coding sequence ATGAACAATAAAATTGCACTCATTACAGGAATTACCGGTCAGGATGGAGCCTATCTTTCGGAATATTTGTTAAAAAAAGGATACATTGTACATGGTATCAAAAGAAGATCATCTCTTTTCAATACCAACCGTATTGATCACCTTTATCAGGATCCTTTTGTTGATAACCAAAATTTCATTCTCCATTATGGAGATATGACCGATTCTACCAATTTGATTAGAATTGTGCAGGAAACCCAGCCTGACGAGATATACAATCTGGCCGCAATGTCGCATGTTAAGGTAAGTTTTGACACGGCCGAATATACAGCAAACGCTGATGCAATTGGTGCTCTGAGGTTGCTGGAAGCTGTCAGACTCTTAAATCTGACCGAAAAAACTAAAATTTACCAGGCATCCACTTCTGAACTCTACGGACTGGTTCAGGAGATTCCGCAAAGTGAAAAAACGCCGTTTTATCCCCGCTCCCCTTATGCTGTAGCTAAACTATATGCATACTGGATTATGGTAAATTACCGCGAAGCATATAACATGTTTGCCTGCAATGGAATATTATTCAATCACGAATCACCTATCCGTGGAGAAACATTTGTTACCCGGAAAATTACCATGGCAGTTGCAAAAATTGCCATGGGGATGCAGGATTCTCTTCATTTGGGGAATCTTTCGGCTAAACGCGACTGGGGGCATGCAAAAGATTATATCAAAGCCATGCACCTTATTTTGCAACAAGACAAACCTGATGATTACGTAATAGCAACGGGTGTTACCACCGAAGTAAGAGACTTTGTAAGGCTTGCTTTTGAAGAGGTTGGCATCGCGCTTGAGTTTAAGGGTGAAGGAATTCATGAAACAGGCATTGTAGCTTCATGCTCAAATGAAAACTATTACATCAAACCGGGAACTGTTGTCGTTAAAATAGATGAGCGTTATTTCAGACCCACAGAAGTTGAGTTACTGATTGGCGATCCTACAAAATCAAAACAAAAACTTGGGTGGGAACCAGAATATGATTTGAAGGCCTTAGTGCATGACATGATGATGTCTGACATCAAATTGATGCAGAAAGACAAATACCTGAAAGATGGTGGATACGAAATACACAGTTACTATGAATAA
- a CDS encoding ABC transporter permease, translated as MANTKIAGQTDTGANESWTIILKPKRSLFDVNLKELWQYRDLIGLFVRRDFVSKYKQTILGPIWFIIQPLLTTLMFTVVFGNIAGIPTDGIPKMLFYLSGIVGWNYFSTCLNDTSQTFIKNASIFGKVYFPRLAMPISIVISNLVSFVIQFLFLLAFLFYFMMKGADVHPGITVLLIPVLVLMIAGMGLGFGIIISSLTTKYRDLVHLVTFGVTLWMYATPVIYPLSQIPEKYRLLVLANPMTPIIETFKTALLGTGSISYAYLLYSFGFTIVLLLIGILIFNKVERTFMDTV; from the coding sequence ATGGCAAATACCAAAATAGCGGGTCAGACTGACACAGGAGCGAATGAATCCTGGACAATTATTTTAAAGCCCAAGCGCAGCCTGTTTGATGTTAATCTTAAGGAATTATGGCAATACCGCGACCTGATTGGCCTTTTCGTAAGAAGGGATTTTGTTTCAAAATACAAGCAAACCATTCTGGGCCCAATCTGGTTCATTATTCAGCCATTGTTAACTACCCTTATGTTTACGGTAGTTTTTGGAAACATTGCAGGAATCCCAACCGATGGAATCCCTAAAATGTTGTTCTATCTCTCAGGAATAGTCGGATGGAACTATTTTTCAACCTGCCTAAATGACACCTCACAGACTTTCATCAAGAATGCTTCAATTTTTGGAAAAGTGTATTTTCCCCGGCTTGCTATGCCTATATCTATTGTGATTTCTAATCTGGTAAGTTTTGTAATCCAATTCCTCTTTTTGCTGGCCTTTTTGTTCTATTTTATGATGAAAGGAGCTGACGTGCACCCTGGAATAACAGTATTGCTTATTCCTGTACTTGTGTTAATGATAGCCGGGATGGGGCTGGGCTTTGGGATTATTATCTCATCACTGACTACAAAATACCGCGATTTGGTTCATTTGGTTACATTCGGAGTAACCCTCTGGATGTATGCGACTCCGGTTATTTACCCCTTGTCGCAAATTCCTGAAAAATACAGGTTACTGGTGCTGGCTAACCCCATGACTCCTATCATTGAAACATTTAAAACTGCATTACTCGGAACGGGAAGTATAAGTTATGCTTATCTTCTTTATTCCTTTGGGTTTACGATTGTCTTATTGCTAATAGGCATTCTTATTTTCAATAAGGTTGAGCGAACTTTTATGGATACAGTTTAA
- a CDS encoding polysaccharide biosynthesis tyrosine autokinase, translating into MGKTVNSVKSDIDVKRILSKYAKNWYFFAISLIIAFLFARDSNRYIVPQYSLKTSVLIEDKSNASVLQEKGNISAAPMFLSSKLIDNQIALLKSYGQIKKIIEKLDFEVSYYEKGEYIWNEIYKNSPFIIEFDKNHKQPRYKRINVRFISSGTFELSSDETSLFNKSAQYKTGALIASKDYSFRLVLKDSINPSELVNHDWSFKINEINGLVAEYMGKTNVYVENGPSILIISTTGTNKEKEKDYLNQLTREFLQSNLDKKNEILSNIITFIEAQIVQFKDELSVTEQQLEDFRKTYQFMQLEEKVGSLLKNLDSESKDKKNFLIDLEYYNYLLNYVKEREDLDDMVMPSSMGYNLPMFNELSGRLSKKIQERDNLLANSTDKNPYIQVLNREIEVMKASLVESITTVITSVDQKVNSTDYRMWSLNDEFLKLPGIEREYIAIMRKFKIIDNLYDFLLRRKAEVEIQRAANTPDHEIIDFAGESGISNVSKNPKSAYINAIIWAILLPAIFLFLIVFLNNRVMADEDITSNTPVTLIGSIANSPSDKSDVVLRSPNSYFTELFRIIRIKLNLKPENQEQVVIITSSSVEEGKSFFAINFASVYALTGKKALFIGFDFRSPNELADFNLNPDTGITSYLVNNLPIEQVIQKTYTKNLDILLSGPIPPNPDELIESDKTKMMFDDLRNKYDYIIIDTPPIGLFGDAFLLNKYCDATLFIVRHNFTRKKEFVSAINEAVENQMNRLSIVYNDADIRLNERNIRIYGEEAPKRFILFELALNFRRKIINFLRKI; encoded by the coding sequence ATGGGAAAAACAGTTAACTCAGTAAAATCAGATATTGATGTAAAGAGAATTCTGTCCAAATATGCCAAAAACTGGTACTTTTTTGCCATCTCGTTAATCATCGCCTTTCTTTTTGCCCGCGATTCCAATAGATATATTGTACCACAATATAGCTTAAAAACCAGTGTACTGATTGAAGATAAAAGCAACGCCTCTGTATTGCAGGAGAAGGGAAATATTTCAGCCGCCCCTATGTTTCTTAGCTCAAAACTAATTGACAATCAGATAGCATTGCTAAAATCATACGGGCAAATTAAGAAGATAATAGAAAAGCTTGATTTTGAAGTCTCATACTATGAGAAAGGTGAATACATCTGGAATGAGATTTACAAAAATTCCCCCTTTATCATTGAATTTGATAAAAACCATAAGCAACCCAGATACAAACGTATTAATGTCAGGTTTATCTCTTCAGGAACATTTGAATTATCCTCAGATGAAACCTCCTTATTCAATAAATCTGCTCAATACAAAACAGGTGCACTTATCGCTTCAAAAGATTATAGTTTCCGGCTTGTACTAAAAGATTCTATAAATCCATCTGAATTGGTCAACCATGACTGGAGTTTTAAAATTAATGAAATAAATGGTTTGGTTGCCGAATACATGGGCAAAACGAATGTGTATGTCGAAAATGGGCCTTCCATATTAATCATTTCAACCACCGGCACCAACAAGGAAAAAGAGAAAGACTACCTGAATCAACTCACCAGGGAATTTCTGCAAAGCAACCTTGATAAGAAAAATGAAATCCTTTCCAACATTATAACCTTTATTGAAGCTCAAATCGTACAGTTTAAGGACGAACTGAGTGTTACTGAACAACAATTGGAGGACTTCAGGAAAACTTACCAGTTTATGCAACTTGAAGAGAAAGTGGGCAGCTTACTCAAAAATCTTGATTCTGAATCAAAAGATAAGAAGAACTTCCTGATTGACCTTGAATACTATAATTACCTGTTGAATTATGTCAAAGAACGAGAAGACCTCGATGATATGGTAATGCCCTCGTCTATGGGATACAATCTTCCCATGTTTAATGAACTTTCAGGCAGACTGTCAAAAAAAATCCAGGAAAGAGACAATCTTCTTGCCAATTCAACTGATAAGAACCCATATATTCAGGTACTTAACCGTGAAATAGAGGTAATGAAGGCCTCACTGGTTGAAAGTATCACTACGGTAATCACCTCTGTAGATCAAAAAGTAAACAGTACCGATTACAGAATGTGGTCACTGAATGATGAGTTTTTAAAGCTTCCGGGAATTGAACGTGAGTATATCGCCATCATGCGGAAGTTTAAAATTATCGATAATCTTTATGATTTTTTGCTTCGCAGAAAAGCTGAAGTTGAAATTCAAAGGGCAGCTAATACTCCTGACCATGAAATTATTGATTTTGCTGGCGAGTCAGGAATTTCAAATGTTTCGAAAAATCCCAAATCAGCCTATATCAATGCCATTATCTGGGCCATTCTTCTTCCTGCCATTTTTCTTTTTCTGATTGTATTTCTAAACAACAGAGTAATGGCTGATGAAGATATTACTTCAAATACACCTGTCACATTAATTGGCTCTATTGCCAATAGTCCGTCAGATAAATCTGATGTTGTACTGCGTTCGCCCAACTCCTACTTTACTGAATTATTCAGAATTATAAGAATAAAACTTAACTTAAAACCCGAGAATCAGGAACAGGTAGTAATTATCACATCAAGTTCTGTTGAAGAAGGGAAATCGTTTTTTGCCATCAACTTTGCCTCAGTTTATGCCCTCACAGGAAAAAAAGCCCTGTTTATCGGCTTCGACTTCAGAAGTCCGAATGAGCTGGCTGATTTTAATCTGAACCCTGATACAGGCATAACTTCCTATTTGGTCAACAACTTACCCATTGAACAAGTTATTCAAAAAACCTATACTAAAAATCTCGACATTCTTTTGTCCGGGCCTATCCCGCCTAATCCTGATGAATTAATTGAATCGGATAAAACTAAAATGATGTTTGATGATTTAAGAAACAAATATGATTATATCATCATTGACACCCCTCCTATTGGCTTATTTGGCGATGCATTTCTTTTGAATAAATATTGCGATGCCACCTTATTTATTGTACGTCACAATTTTACACGTAAAAAAGAATTTGTATCTGCTATCAATGAAGCTGTTGAAAACCAGATGAACAGGTTGTCCATTGTATATAATGATGCAGACATCAGGCTCAACGAGAGAAATATCAGAATTTATGGTGAAGAAGCCCCTAAAAGATTTATCCTTTTTGAGCTTGCTTTAAATTTCAGAAGAAAAATCATTAACTTTTTAAGAAAAATATAA